The Streptomyces sp. NBC_01439 genome contains the following window.
ACCGTGTGGCGGACCTCGCGACCGGCAGGCCGGATCCGCAAGGCCACGAACCGCGAGTACATCCGCTTGAAGCCGCTGCGGCCGGTGCCGGGCCGGGAGCCCTCACGCCATTGCACTGGCTTCGCCGTCTTCCGGCCGGCCGCGATGACCAGCTGTTTCACCGACTGCGGCTTGTCCGGGTACTTCGCCACGGGTGGCCGTCCGTTCCCGGAGTAGGGCTCGGTCACCGGCACGGCTTCGCCGGGCTGGGCCGAGAGGGTGGTGGAGATCCCCACCATGTAGTTGAGGCCGCGGGCCTGCAGGCCGTGCCGGAATGCCGCCGCGTCTCCGTATCCGGCGTCCGCGACGGCCAGCGGCACCTCGATGCCCCACGAGCGGGTCTCATCCAGCATGTCCAGGGCCAGCTGCCATTTCTCCACATGCCCGGTGTCGTCGGGAATGCCGCAGGCGGTGCGGCGGGCGACCTTGGCCGGGTCCGCCTTCGGCGAGGCGGGGTCCCAGGCCTCGGGCTGGAACAGCCGCCAGTTGACCGCCACCGAGGCGTGGTCCGAGGCCAGGTGCAGGGAGACGCCCACCTGGCAGTTGGTGACCTTGCCCGCAGTGCCGGTGTACTGCCGCGAGACACACGCCGAGGCATTGCCGTCCTTGAGGAAGCCGGTGTCATCGAAGATCAGCACGGTGGGCCGGATCGCCTTCTCCATGCTCCAGGCCAGCCGGGCCCGCACATGCGCGGGGTCCCACGGGCTGGTGGTGATGAAGTGGGCCAGGGCCTGACGGTTCCCGTCCTCGCCCAGCCGGGCGGCCATCGGCTCGACCGACTTGCGCTGCCCGTCCGTGAGCAGGCCCCGCAGGTAAACCCGCCCCCACCGACGCTGATCCTTACGCGCGAACGGCTCGAAAACCTCCGCCGCGAAGTCCTCCAACTCGCCACGTACAGCTGCAATTTCCTCCGGCGTCACACGTCTTGAACGACTCACCGAGCCCTTAGGACACGCAACACCAGCCCCAACCTGACCAAGCCCTACTAGCGGGAGTGCGCCGCCAGGACCGTAGCCACCGTGTTCGCCTCGGCCGCCGGCTTGTCCGGGCGGTGGCGCAGGACGCGGGCGAAGCGGAGGGTCACTCCGGCCGGGTAGCGGGAGGAGCGCTGGAGGCCGTCGTAGGCGATCTCCACGACCAGTTCCGGGCGGACCCGGACGGTGAAGCCGTCGTCCTCGACCGCCAACTCGCGCAGCCGCTGCGTCTGCCAGCGCAGCATCTCGTCGGTGAGCCCCTTGAAGGTCTTGCCGAGCATGGCGTACGACCCGTCGCCGGTGGGCGCCCCCAGGTGCAGGTTGGAGAGCAGGCCGGTGCGCCGCCCGTGGCCCCATTCCGCGGCGAGGACCACCAGGTCGAGGGTGTGCACCGGTTTCACCTTGAGCCAGTGTTTGCCGCGCCGGCCGGCGGCGTAGGACGAGTCCAGTGACTTGACGACGACCCCCTCGTGGCCCCGGCGCAAGGTCTCGGCCCAGAACTCCTCGGCCCGGGCGCCCTGCTCCCCCGGGTCCTCGACGGCGAGGCGGCGGACCCTGGCGCCCTCGGGAACGAGCGCGGTCAGGGCCGCGTACCGCTCGCGCACCGGCAGGTCGAGCAGGACGTCCTCGCCCACGGCCAGGACGTCGAAGAAGTAGGGGGCGACCGGGAGCGTGCGCCGGGCGGCGTCCACGTCGACCCGGGAGCCGACCCGGCTCGCGATCTCCTGGAAGGGGACGGGGCGGCCGTCCGCCGCCCGTCCGATGACCTCCCCGTCGAGGATGAACCGCTCCCCCGGCAGCGACCGGGCCAGTTCCGCCACCTCGGGCAGCCGTCCCGTGATCTCGTCCAGGGAGCGCGTGTAGATCCGTACGTCGTCGCCGTCGCGGTGGACCTGGACCCGGATCCCGTCCAGCTTCTCCTCCACCGCGCACGGCCCGAGCACCTCCAGTGCCTCGGCGACCGACTTCGCCGTGCCGGCCAGCATCGGCTGGACGGGCTGTCCCACGCGCAGCGTGACCGTGCGCAGTGCCTGCGCGCCTTCGGCCAGTACGGCTGCCGCCACCCGGGGCAGCGAGCCGTCCAGCATCACCGCCCGGCGTAGCGCGGCGGCCGGTACGCCGGAGGCCGCGGCCACCCCTTCCAGGGCCACCGCGTCGAGCGCGCCCTGGCGCACCTCGCCGGACAGCAGGGCGCGCAGGAACGCCTGCTCGGCCCCGGTGGCCCGGCCCAGCAGGTCGCCAAAAATCCGGCCGCGCCGCTGCACGGACCCGGTGCCCGACACCGCGGCCAGTTCGCCGACCGCGGTGTCGACGTCACGGACGGTCAGGACGGGTTCCGCCGCCGGTGCGACGTCCTGGCCGAGCGTCCGCCAGCCGATGCCGGGGCGGCCCTGCGGGAGGCGCCCGGAGAGGTAGGAGATGACCAGGCCGGCCTCCTCGGGGGGCGCGGCGGCGAAGAGTTCGGCGAGCAGTGCGCTCTTGCGGGACCGGGCGGAGGCGTCGGCGACCTCCCGGGACACGCGCGCGACGTCGGCCAGCAGCATGCGGCCATCCTCCCGCCCGCGGACGCACCGCGCAGGTCGGTACCCAGTCGGCAGCAGGCCGGGGGCGCGTACCGCAGGTGCGGTACGCGCGGGGCCCGACCTACTCCTCGAGAAGGTGGACGGTTCCGCCTGTGGGGGCTCGGAGCCCGGGGAAAGGGCCCTTAGGGTGCCCATATGAAGCTCCGAATGCCCCGGCGCCGCCGAGACCGTCTGCTCGCGGGCGCCGCCGCGCTCGCGGTCGTGGCGGGGGCCGGTACGTGGACGGCCGCGTCCGCGACCGGTGACGAACCCGCCGTGCACCGCCAGGACCAGGTCGTGAACATGCCCGGCGCCGGGATCGACACCTCCTACTTCACGGCGGGCGGCGGTGCGGAAAGACGTCCCGCCGTCCTGCTCGGGCACGGTTTCGGCGGCAGCAAGGACGATGTCCGCGAGCAGGCCGAGCGCCTCGCCCGGGACGGGTACGCCGTCCTGACCTGGTCGGCGCGCGGCTTCGGCCGCTCCGAGGGCCGGATCGGCTTGAACGACCCCGCGTACGAGGTCAAGGACGTCTCCCGGCTCATCGACTGGCTCGCGGCCCGGCCCGAGGTGAAGCTCGACGCGGCCGGCGATCCGCGCGTCGGCGTCTCCGGGGCCTCCTACGGCGGCGCGGTCTCGCTGCTGGCGGCCGGTCACGACCCGCGGGTCGACGCGATCGCCCCGCAGATCACCTACTGGAACCTCGCCGACGCCCTCTTCCCGAACGGCGTGTTCAAGAAGCTCTGGTCCGGCATCTTCTTCACCAGCGGGTCGACCGACGGGCTGCAGCGCGCCGTGCCCGGTCCGCGGCCGGACCCCTCGGCGGCGCCCGGCTGCGGACGGTTCCAGCCCGAGGTCTGCGCGATGTACGAACGCGTCGCGGTGGCGGGCAAGCCCGATGCCGAGGCCCGCACCCTGCTGGAGCAACGCAGTCCGTCGGCCGTCGGCGACCGGATCAAGGTGCCGACCCTGATCGTGCAGGGCCAGGACGACTCCCTCTTCCCGCTGGACCAGGCCGATGCCATGGCCGAGGCCATCGCGGCGAACGGCGCGCCCGTCTCCGTGGACTGGGCCGCGGGCGGGCACGACGCCGGGATGCGCGAGGCCGACCGGGTCGAGGCCCGGGTGGCGGCCTGGTTCGACCGCCACCTCAAGGGGGACGGGGCCGCCGACACCGGCCCGGCGTTCCGGGTCACGCGCTCCGGGGGCATCGACTCCACCGACGGCACGGTCACCCTGCGCGGCGCGACCGGCGACCGGTATCCCGGGCTGGAATCCGGCCCTCGGGAGTTCGTCCTGACGGGCCCGGAGCAGACCTTCGCCAATCCGGCGGGCGGCGCGCCCCCCGCCCTGTCCTCGCTCCCGGGCATCGGCGGGCAGCTCGCCGCCTTCGGGGCCGGGCTCTCGCTGGACTTCCCCGGGCAGAACGCCCGGTTCGAGTCGGCGCCGCTGGCCGAGGACGTGACGATCACTGGTGCACCGACCCTCACCCTCAAGGTGAGGTCGAGTGCCGCGGACGGCTCGGCCGTGCTGTTCGGCAAGGTGTACGACGTGGGGCCCGACGGCCGTCAGCAGGTGCTGCCGAGCCAGCTGGTCGCCCCCGTGCGGGTGGAGAACGCGCAGGAGGGCGCCACCGTGCGGCTGCGGCTGCCCGCGATCGACCACTCCGTCGAGGCCGGACACCGGCTGCGGCTGGTGATCGCCGCGACCGACCTCGGCTACGCGACCCCGGCTGCCCCGGCCACCTACACCGTCGCCGTGCAGGGCCCGCTTACCGTGCCCGTCGCCGCGGATGTGCGGACGGCCGCGGCCGGGCTGCCCGCCTGGATCTGGTGGCTGCCACTGGGCGCGGTGGCCCTGGCCGCGGCGCTGCTCGGGATCCGACGGACCGGCCGGGGCGCCGGCGGGTCGGGGCCGGGCGCCTCGCAGCCGGACCCTGCACTGGCCGACGTACCCCTGGAGATCACCGGGCTGACGAAGCGCTACGCGAAGGCGCAGGACCGGTACGCGGTGCGGGACCTGTCCTTCCGCGTCGAGAAGGGGCAGGTGCTGGGACTGCTCGGGCCCAACGGCGCCGGGAAGACCACCACCCTGCGGATGCTGATGGGGCTGATCTCGCCGGACGCCGGGGAGATCCGGGTGTTCGGGCACGCGGTACGGGCCGGGGCGCCCGTGCTGTCCCGGGTCGGGGCCTTCGTGGAGGGCGCCGGATTCCTCCCGCACCTGACGGGCCGCGCCAATCTGGAGCTGTACTGGCGGGCCACCGGCCGCCCGGCCGAGGACTCGCACATGGCGGAGGCCCTGGAGATCGCCGGGCTCGGCGACGCGCTGGAGCGCGCGGTGCGCACGTACTCGCAGGGCATGCGCCAGCGCCTGGCGATCGCGCAGGCCATGCTCGGCATGCCGGACCTGCTGATCCTCGACGAGCCGACGAACGGTTTGGACCCGCCGCAGATCCGGGAGATGCGCGACGTGATGATCCGCTACGCCGCGGGCGGGCGGACGGTCATCGTCTCCAGCCACCTCCTGTCGGAGGTGGAACAGTCCTGTACCCACCTGGTGGTCATGGACCGCGGGCAGCGGGTCGCGGCGGGCGAGGTCTCCGAGATCACCGGCGGCGGGGACACGCTCCTGGTGACGCTGGCGGAGCCGGTGGACGAGGTGAGCGTCGAGAAGGTGGCGGCGCTGGAGGGAGTGGGTTCCGTGGTGGCCGCCGATGACGGGCTGCTCGTACGGCTCGAAGGCGCGACGGCCGCGGGGCTGATCGCCGAACTCGTACGGCTGGAGGTACCGGTGAGCGGAGTGGGACCGCACCGGCGACTGGAGGACGCGTTCCTCACCCTGATCGGAGGTGCGGCGTGAGTACGGCGACGACGGCGCGGGAGGTGGCTCCCGGTTACCGGGCGAGCCGTACGCTGCCGCTGCGCGTGGAGGCGCTGCGGCAGTGGCGCCGCCGGCGGACGCTGGTGATGGGCGGGGTGCTGGCCGCGCTGCCCGTCATCTTGATGATCGCGTTCGCGGTGGGCGGCGGGCCGGGCAGCCGGGGCGGCGGGAACGGCCGCATCACCCTGATCGACACGGCCACGGCCTCGGGCGCGAACTTCGCCGCGACCTGCCTGTTCGTCTCGGCCGGCTTCCTGCTGGTGGTGCCGGTGGCGCTGTTCTGCGGGGACACCGTGGCCTCGGAGGCGAGCTGGTCCTCGCTCCGCTACCTGCTGGCCTCGCCGGTACCCCGGGCCCGGCTGCTGTGGAGCAAGTTGGTGGTGGCGCTGGGCTTCAGCCTGGCGGCGATGGTGCTGCTGCCGGTGGTGGCGCTGGCGGCGGGCACGGCCGCGTACGGGTGGGGGCCACTGAAGCTCCCGGCGGGCGGGGCGCTGGCGGCCGGGGACACCGTGCCGCGGCTCGCGCTGGCCGTGGCCTTCGTCTTCGTCTCGCAGCTGGTGACGGCGGGGCTGGCGTTCTGGCTGTCGACGCGGACGGACGCCCCGCTGGGCGCGGTGGGCGGGGCGGTCGGGCTGACGATCGTCGGCAATGTGCTGGACGCCGTGACGGCCCTCGGGTCGTGGCGGGAGTTCCTGCCGGCGCACTGGCAGTTCGCGTGGGCGGACGCGCTGCAGCCCCAGCTCGAGTGGGGCGGGATGGTCAAGGGAGCGGTGGTGTCGGCGTCGTACGCGCTGGTGCTGTTCGCACTCGCCTTCCGCGGGTTCTCCCGCAAGGACATCGTGTCCTGATGCGCCACGGACGGCCCACGGCCCACGGCCCGCAGCCCGGGGACTTCCGGGCCGTGGGCCGTGGGCCGTCCGTGGCGATGCGGCCGCGTTCGCCCGCCCGATGGGGGGCAACGCGCGCCGGGTGAGCGGGCGCCCTCCGTGGAGAAGGGCGCCTTGGCCGTCGTCGGCGCCTCCTACTCGCCGGACACCGGCGAGGTGGACGTCCTGACGGGGGCACCCGTCCGGGCGGTCACTCGGGCCCCCGCGCCCCCGGGATCGCAGCGATCGCGGCCAGCAGTTCGGCGTCCAGCGGGCGGTCGGCGACGGCCGCATTGGCGCGTACCTGCTCGGCGGAGGTGGCTCCCGCGATGACGGAGGCACAGCCGGGCCGGGCGGAGAGCCAGCCGATGGCGAGTTCGAGGACGGTCCGGTCGTGCTTCTCGGCGAGCGCGGCCAGCGCTTCGACGACGTCGAGGCGCTCCTCGGTGAGGTACGAGTCGCGGCCTTCGAGCCGGGAGCCGGCTGGTACGGGCGCACCCCTGCGGATCTTGCCGGTCAGCAGGCCGTTGGCGAGCGGGAAGTACGGGAGCACTCCGACGCCGTAGTGGAGGGCGGCCGGGACCAGCTCCCGCTCGACCGACCGCTCCAGCAGCGACCACTCGTTCTGCGCCGATACGAAGGGGACCGCGCCGGTCTCGCGGGCGACGTGGGCGGCTTCGGCGAGCTGCCAGCCGGTGAGGTTGGAGTGGCCGATGTACCGGACCTTGCCTTCGGCGACGAGCTCGGTGAGCGCGGCCAGGGTCTCGGCGATCGGGGTGGCCGGGTCGGGGCTGTGCAGCTGGAAGAGGTCGATGTGGTCGGTGTCGAGGCGGCGCAGGGACTCCTCGACGGCACGCCGGATGTAGGCGCGGCCGCCTCGGGAGCCGGCGGCGGGTCCGTACTTCATGTCCACGCCGTCGTAGCCGAACTTGGTGGCGAGGACGACCTGGTCGCGACGGCCCTTGAGGGCCTGCCCGAGGTGGACCTCGGAGCCGCCGGCACCGCCGTAGATGTCGGCGGTGTCCAGCAGGGTGATGCCCGCGTCCAGGGCGGCGTCGACGACGGCGCGGGTGGCCTGGGCGTCCAGTCGGCCACCGAAGTTGTTGCAGCCGAGACCGACGGCGGAGACCTGGAGTCCGGAACTGCCCAGGGGGAGATAGCGCATGCGTTTCGTTCCTCCGACTCGACGAGTACATGATCAACTGGGCGTCCAGTCTAGGCGTCCGGCCGGCGCGCCGGACCGGAATCCCGGCAGCGGGCCGTGAACGCCGTGTGACACGTGCGGGCCCCGTCCCCCGCCGGCCGTCCGGCCCGCCCCCGGTCATTCGGCCGCACGGATCACGGCGTCGCCGCACCGGTCGCGGCCGCGTTCCGACCGGAGTTCCCCGTCCCGACCGGGGCGGGAGTCAGCCCGACCCGAAGCACGCCGGGCCGGCAGGCGGGCACACTGCCCAGATGTTGATCAGACGAGAATCCCCCGCCGACCTGGCCGCTGTCCGTGCGGTGACGATCGCTTCCTCCTACGAGCCGTACGAGGAGGAGCCGGTGGAGGTGATGCTGCGGGACGCATTGCAGCAGGGTGAGGACTGGATCCCGGCGCTCTCCCTGGTGGCCGAGGACGTGGACGGCGCGATCATCGGCCATGCTCTGTGCACCCGGGGCCGAATCGGTACCGTCCGAGTACCCAATCTCAGCCTGCTCGGTGTTCACGGCGAGCATCGCCGGCGCGGTTGCGGAACGGCCCTGGTCCACGCCGCTCTCGCTGCGGCGGACGCCCTCGACGCCCCGATGGTCGTTGTCCTCGGTGACCCCGACTTCTTTGGGCGGTTCGGCTTCCGACCGAGCACTGACTTCGGAATCGTCGGCGAGGAACTGGCCTGGGAGCACCTGTTCCAGATCCGCACCCTGTCCGCCTACGATCCGTCCGTACAAGGTGAATTCGTCTACCCGGAGCCGTTCGGCAACGTCTGACGCCGACGCCGCAGCGAAGTGGGATCCGGCCCGGCGCGGTTGCGGGGGGGCGGAGACCTGGCGAACGGCCAGTGGGCCCGGTTGGGGCCGCTGCTGCCACGGGGGGATCAACCGGGCCGGTCGCCATCCTCAACGAGTGGCCGTGACGGGCACCCTGTTGAGACCATGCGCCGGTGAACTCAGGACTCCCCGCCGGATGGACGATCGAACACGTACGCGCTCTTTCCGGAGACCCGAGCGCTGCCCCGCTCTCCTCGGATCGGCTCGTTGCCGTCGAGGTCGCCGGTCGGGACGACCACGAGCTGCTCCAACCCGATGTGATTCTTGCGTTCCACGAACTGTGCCTCGTGCGGGACGGCGGTGAGTGGTTCATGGGTCAGCTCGACGCTGACGGCTCAGTGATCTGCTGGGCCTCCTACGGATCCGACCTGGCCGGGGCCATCCGCAGCCTCTGAACGACACCCCGCGACGACCGCATCTCCAGCCACCTTTCACAACGGGCTCTAGACGAGGCGGGTGGCGCCCGGGGACGGTGCTGCCGTCGTGATGCGGGGCGGGGTGAAGCCCGCGCGGCGGAAGGCGTCCGTCACGGCCCGGGTCACCGACCGCTCGGCGTCCGCGTCGATCAGGGACAGTGCCGAGCCACCGAAGCCGCCGCCCGTCATCCGGGAGCCGTAGGCACCCGCCGCGTCCGCCGTGGAAACCGCCAGGTCCAGCTCCGGGCAGGACACCTCGTAGTCGTCGCGCAGCGAGCGATGGCCTTCCGTCAGTAGGGGTCCCGTCTCGCGCAGTCGGCCCGCGCGCAGCAGTTCCTCGACGCGCAGGACCCGCTGGTTCTCGGTCACGACGTGCCGGACGCGCCTGCGCCCGACCGGGTCCTCCAGGCGGGCCAGGGCCTGCTCCAGCTCCTCGTGCGGGAGGTCGCGCAGGGCGGGCAGGCCCAGGGCCGCGGCCGCGCGGTGGCAGGAGGCCCGGCGCTCGGTGTAGGCCCCGTCGGAGAGTGCGTGCTTGACCCGGGTGTCGATGACGAGGAGGCGCAGGCCGGCCGCCGCGCAATCGAAGGGGATGTGGCGCTGGTCGAGGCTGCGGGTGTCCAGGTGGAGGGCGTGCCCCCCGGTGGCGCAGGCCGAGGCCGTCTGGTCCATGATCCCGCAGGGGACACCGACGTACGCGTTCTCGGCGCGCCGGGCGAGTGCGGCCAGTTCGGGGCGGGTGAGCGGGATCCCGTACAGGTCGGTGAGGGCCAGCGCGGTGGCCACTTCCAGGGCGGCGGAGGAGGACAGGCCGGCGCCGGTCGGTACGTCGGACCGTACGTGCAGATCGGCGCCGCCGACCGGAAGTCCGGCGTCCCACAGGGCCCAGGCGACCCCGGCGGGGTAGGCGGCCCAGCTCGCGGCGCCCTGCGGCGGGCGCGCCGGGTCGAGATCTGCGAGATCGAGGCTAACCGTGCCGGAGGGGACCTCGGTGGAATGGACCCGCAGGATCCGGTCGGTGCGCCGGGCCGCGGCCACCTCGGTGCGCTGCGGGAGGGCGAAGGGCAGGACGAAGCCGTCGTTGTAGTCGGTGTGTTCGCCGATCAGGTTGACCCGGCCCGGGGCCGCCCAGACCCCCTCGGGCGGGTACCCGTACAGCTGTTGGAAACCGTCCTGTGTCGACCGGGTCACGCGCTCGCCACCTCCCGCAGCCGCGCGGCCGCGTCCTCGGGCCGGACGTCGTTCATGTAGGCCTCCATGCCGGATTCGGTCCCGGCCAGGTACTTCAGTTTGTCCGCCGTCCGACGGATCGTGAAGAGCTCCAGGTGGAGCGCGAAGTCGGCCCGGCCCTCGCCGGCCGGCGCCTGGTGCCAGGCGGAGATGTACGGGGTCGGCTCGGGCCGGTCGAAGAGCCGGTCGAAGCGGCGCAGGAGCTCCAGGTAGACCCCGGGGAACTCGGCGCGGGCCCCGTCGCCGAGGGCGGGCAGGTCGGGGACGCGGTGGCGCGGGTAGAGGTGGACCTCGTACGGCCAGCGCGCCGCGTAGGGCACGAAGGCGGTCCAGTGCTCCGTTTCGAGGACGACGCGGGTGCCTTCGGCGCGCTCGGCGGCCAGGACCTCCTCGAAGAGGTTGCCGCCGGTGCGTTCGCGGTGGGCGGCGACGGTGGCGAGCATCCGGGTGGTGCGCGGGGTGACGAAGGGGAAGGCG
Protein-coding sequences here:
- a CDS encoding ATP-dependent DNA ligase gives rise to the protein MLLADVARVSREVADASARSRKSALLAELFAAAPPEEAGLVISYLSGRLPQGRPGIGWRTLGQDVAPAAEPVLTVRDVDTAVGELAAVSGTGSVQRRGRIFGDLLGRATGAEQAFLRALLSGEVRQGALDAVALEGVAAASGVPAAALRRAVMLDGSLPRVAAAVLAEGAQALRTVTLRVGQPVQPMLAGTAKSVAEALEVLGPCAVEEKLDGIRVQVHRDGDDVRIYTRSLDEITGRLPEVAELARSLPGERFILDGEVIGRAADGRPVPFQEIASRVGSRVDVDAARRTLPVAPYFFDVLAVGEDVLLDLPVRERYAALTALVPEGARVRRLAVEDPGEQGARAEEFWAETLRRGHEGVVVKSLDSSYAAGRRGKHWLKVKPVHTLDLVVLAAEWGHGRRTGLLSNLHLGAPTGDGSYAMLGKTFKGLTDEMLRWQTQRLRELAVEDDGFTVRVRPELVVEIAYDGLQRSSRYPAGVTLRFARVLRHRPDKPAAEANTVATVLAAHSR
- the galK gene encoding galactokinase, with product MTRSTQDGFQQLYGYPPEGVWAAPGRVNLIGEHTDYNDGFVLPFALPQRTEVAAARRTDRILRVHSTEVPSGTVSLDLADLDPARPPQGAASWAAYPAGVAWALWDAGLPVGGADLHVRSDVPTGAGLSSSAALEVATALALTDLYGIPLTRPELAALARRAENAYVGVPCGIMDQTASACATGGHALHLDTRSLDQRHIPFDCAAAGLRLLVIDTRVKHALSDGAYTERRASCHRAAAALGLPALRDLPHEELEQALARLEDPVGRRRVRHVVTENQRVLRVEELLRAGRLRETGPLLTEGHRSLRDDYEVSCPELDLAVSTADAAGAYGSRMTGGGFGGSALSLIDADAERSVTRAVTDAFRRAGFTPPRITTAAPSPGATRLV
- a CDS encoding IS701 family transposase — its product is MTPEEIAAVRGELEDFAAEVFEPFARKDQRRWGRVYLRGLLTDGQRKSVEPMAARLGEDGNRQALAHFITTSPWDPAHVRARLAWSMEKAIRPTVLIFDDTGFLKDGNASACVSRQYTGTAGKVTNCQVGVSLHLASDHASVAVNWRLFQPEAWDPASPKADPAKVARRTACGIPDDTGHVEKWQLALDMLDETRSWGIEVPLAVADAGYGDAAAFRHGLQARGLNYMVGISTTLSAQPGEAVPVTEPYSGNGRPPVAKYPDKPQSVKQLVIAAGRKTAKPVQWREGSRPGTGRSGFKRMYSRFVALRIRPAGREVRHTVEGPELPACWLLAEWPADQGEPVQFWLSDLPADTPLTTLVRLAKLRWRIEHDYREMKQALGLAHFEGRTWNGWHHHVTLVSVAHAFCTLQRLARAPKDMAPA
- a CDS encoding ABC transporter permease gives rise to the protein MSTATTAREVAPGYRASRTLPLRVEALRQWRRRRTLVMGGVLAALPVILMIAFAVGGGPGSRGGGNGRITLIDTATASGANFAATCLFVSAGFLLVVPVALFCGDTVASEASWSSLRYLLASPVPRARLLWSKLVVALGFSLAAMVLLPVVALAAGTAAYGWGPLKLPAGGALAAGDTVPRLALAVAFVFVSQLVTAGLAFWLSTRTDAPLGAVGGAVGLTIVGNVLDAVTALGSWREFLPAHWQFAWADALQPQLEWGGMVKGAVVSASYALVLFALAFRGFSRKDIVS
- a CDS encoding alpha/beta fold hydrolase — protein: MKLRMPRRRRDRLLAGAAALAVVAGAGTWTAASATGDEPAVHRQDQVVNMPGAGIDTSYFTAGGGAERRPAVLLGHGFGGSKDDVREQAERLARDGYAVLTWSARGFGRSEGRIGLNDPAYEVKDVSRLIDWLAARPEVKLDAAGDPRVGVSGASYGGAVSLLAAGHDPRVDAIAPQITYWNLADALFPNGVFKKLWSGIFFTSGSTDGLQRAVPGPRPDPSAAPGCGRFQPEVCAMYERVAVAGKPDAEARTLLEQRSPSAVGDRIKVPTLIVQGQDDSLFPLDQADAMAEAIAANGAPVSVDWAAGGHDAGMREADRVEARVAAWFDRHLKGDGAADTGPAFRVTRSGGIDSTDGTVTLRGATGDRYPGLESGPREFVLTGPEQTFANPAGGAPPALSSLPGIGGQLAAFGAGLSLDFPGQNARFESAPLAEDVTITGAPTLTLKVRSSAADGSAVLFGKVYDVGPDGRQQVLPSQLVAPVRVENAQEGATVRLRLPAIDHSVEAGHRLRLVIAATDLGYATPAAPATYTVAVQGPLTVPVAADVRTAAAGLPAWIWWLPLGAVALAAALLGIRRTGRGAGGSGPGASQPDPALADVPLEITGLTKRYAKAQDRYAVRDLSFRVEKGQVLGLLGPNGAGKTTTLRMLMGLISPDAGEIRVFGHAVRAGAPVLSRVGAFVEGAGFLPHLTGRANLELYWRATGRPAEDSHMAEALEIAGLGDALERAVRTYSQGMRQRLAIAQAMLGMPDLLILDEPTNGLDPPQIREMRDVMIRYAAGGRTVIVSSHLLSEVEQSCTHLVVMDRGQRVAAGEVSEITGGGDTLLVTLAEPVDEVSVEKVAALEGVGSVVAADDGLLVRLEGATAAGLIAELVRLEVPVSGVGPHRRLEDAFLTLIGGAA
- a CDS encoding aldo/keto reductase — its product is MRYLPLGSSGLQVSAVGLGCNNFGGRLDAQATRAVVDAALDAGITLLDTADIYGGAGGSEVHLGQALKGRRDQVVLATKFGYDGVDMKYGPAAGSRGGRAYIRRAVEESLRRLDTDHIDLFQLHSPDPATPIAETLAALTELVAEGKVRYIGHSNLTGWQLAEAAHVARETGAVPFVSAQNEWSLLERSVERELVPAALHYGVGVLPYFPLANGLLTGKIRRGAPVPAGSRLEGRDSYLTEERLDVVEALAALAEKHDRTVLELAIGWLSARPGCASVIAGATSAEQVRANAAVADRPLDAELLAAIAAIPGARGPE
- a CDS encoding GNAT family N-acetyltransferase, which gives rise to MLIRRESPADLAAVRAVTIASSYEPYEEEPVEVMLRDALQQGEDWIPALSLVAEDVDGAIIGHALCTRGRIGTVRVPNLSLLGVHGEHRRRGCGTALVHAALAAADALDAPMVVVLGDPDFFGRFGFRPSTDFGIVGEELAWEHLFQIRTLSAYDPSVQGEFVYPEPFGNV